A DNA window from Pseudomonas resinovorans NBRC 106553 contains the following coding sequences:
- a CDS encoding IclR family transcriptional regulator, with product MAGSQIERAFNLLERLTRDPGGVPMQTLADELDIPKSATHRMLAELIRLGYVRQNQENSRYHLSTRLVAMAFRYLASSGADIVQPILDRLARETGELVRLGVIEGDRLTWIVKSQGARSGLRYDPDMGRDAPLFYTASGHAWLASLSDAEALGLVERQGVGDRADFGPNAPRSNIELLERLRLARERGYAWVVESSALGTSALACVVRDPQSGRAIGVLSVAGPSARLPEERMHDVAPQLLEASAELSAASQASEFFV from the coding sequence ATGGCCGGCAGCCAGATCGAACGCGCCTTCAATCTCCTCGAACGCCTGACCCGCGACCCCGGCGGCGTGCCCATGCAGACCCTGGCCGATGAGCTGGACATTCCCAAGAGCGCCACTCACCGCATGCTGGCCGAGCTGATCCGCCTCGGCTATGTGCGCCAGAACCAGGAAAACAGCCGCTATCACCTGTCCACCCGGTTGGTGGCGATGGCCTTCCGTTACCTGGCGAGCAGCGGCGCGGATATCGTCCAGCCGATCCTCGACCGCCTGGCCCGGGAAACCGGCGAACTGGTGCGCCTGGGGGTGATCGAGGGCGACCGCCTGACCTGGATCGTCAAATCCCAGGGGGCGCGTTCCGGCTTGCGCTACGACCCGGACATGGGGCGTGACGCGCCGCTGTTCTACACCGCCTCCGGGCATGCCTGGCTGGCCAGCCTGAGCGACGCCGAGGCCTTGGGGCTGGTGGAGCGCCAGGGCGTGGGCGACCGCGCCGACTTCGGCCCCAACGCGCCGCGCTCCAATATCGAACTGCTGGAGCGCCTGCGCCTGGCCCGCGAGCGCGGCTATGCCTGGGTGGTGGAAAGTTCGGCGCTGGGCACCTCGGCCCTGGCCTGCGTGGTGCGCGACCCGCAAAGCGGTCGTGCCATCGGCGTGCTGAGCGTCGCCGGCCCCAGCGCGCGTCTGCCCGAGGAGCGCATGCACGACGTGGCGCCGCAGCTGCTGGAGGCCAGCGCGGAGCTTTCCGCGGCGAGCCAGGCGTCGGAATTCTTCGTCTGA
- a CDS encoding sugar phosphate isomerase/epimerase, which yields MTDRIFSLAALTVLELSPPQMVEVAARTGYSHVGLRLVPATPEEYHFPLVADAALRRQTLERLRDTGIKVMDIEILRLKADTRVADFEPILAAGAEFGASEVLVAGNDGIEARLTDNFAAFCDLAAPYGIHPSLEFMPWTDARDLTQALRIVENAGRDNGGVLVDAFHFNRSASSLEDLARVAPSRLRYAQLCDVAGPRPDDMDEILRQARNERRFPGDGDCDLVGLLRTLPHDIPLSLEIPTRQLMEQGVSGEERARMAMDKARVLLERI from the coding sequence ATGACCGACCGAATTTTCTCCCTTGCCGCCTTGACCGTCCTCGAACTCTCGCCGCCGCAGATGGTGGAAGTGGCCGCGCGCACCGGTTACAGCCACGTCGGGCTGCGCCTGGTGCCGGCCACGCCGGAGGAATATCACTTCCCGCTGGTGGCCGATGCCGCCCTGCGTCGCCAGACCCTCGAGCGCCTGCGCGATACCGGGATCAAGGTGATGGATATCGAAATCCTGCGCCTCAAGGCGGACACCCGTGTGGCCGATTTCGAGCCCATCCTGGCGGCGGGCGCGGAGTTCGGCGCCAGCGAGGTGCTGGTGGCCGGCAACGATGGCATTGAGGCGCGCCTGACCGACAACTTCGCCGCTTTCTGCGACCTGGCCGCGCCCTATGGCATTCACCCGAGCCTGGAGTTCATGCCCTGGACCGATGCCCGCGACCTGACCCAGGCGCTGCGCATCGTCGAGAACGCCGGGCGTGATAACGGCGGGGTGCTGGTGGATGCCTTCCACTTCAATCGTTCGGCATCCAGCCTGGAAGACCTGGCCCGGGTGGCGCCATCGCGCCTGCGCTACGCCCAGCTCTGCGATGTAGCCGGGCCGCGACCGGACGACATGGACGAGATACTGCGCCAGGCGCGCAACGAGCGACGCTTCCCCGGTGATGGCGACTGCGACCTGGTCGGCCTGCTGCGCACGCTGCCCCACGACATCCCGCTCAGCCTGGAGATTCCCACGCGGCAGCTGATGGAGCAGGGCGTCAGCGGCGAGGAGCGCGCGCGGATGGCGATGGACAAGGCGCGCGTGCTCCTCGAGCGGATCTGA
- a CDS encoding FAD-dependent oxidoreductase — MNRATQRQCDVLVIGSGASGLAAAVSAAHQGLEVLVVEKAAQLGGTSAWSGGWLWIPRNPLARAEGIEDSEEAVETYLRNELETDALDERQRAFLRHGPEMVEFFERHTQVRFYSGSRMPDMHDSPGAARGGRSLCARPYDGRQLGPWLQALRPPLDLISLGGMGIAGGADLNHFLNARRSPRSALYIAGRLLRHWRDRLLHGRGLHLVNGNALVARLLRSALDLDVSLETGTAARRLLRDGERVIGAELEQDGRTLEVFARRGVVLACGGFPHDRQRTTQLFGHQHLSAAPRSNSGDGLRLGEAVGAQVADDLSSPAAWAPVSRVPRTDGSFSAFPHLMERAKPGFIAVLRNGQRFTNEADSYHDFMNALLRCTAPGEEPAAWLICDQRAQRRYGLGWARPFPFPTAGYVRNGYLHKAASLAELARQCGIDGAQLESTVRAFNAHAERGADPDFQRGASAYNQAQGEPLHGPNPSLGALRQGPFYALKLVPGSLGTFAGLRTDATARVLDGQGVVIPGLYAVGNDMASVMDGRYPSGGITLGPGMTFGYLAGRALAKEELRPAGNAAPTRRSSPCAAP, encoded by the coding sequence ATGAACAGGGCTACCCAACGCCAGTGCGACGTCCTGGTGATCGGCTCCGGCGCCTCTGGCCTGGCGGCGGCGGTCAGCGCCGCCCACCAGGGCCTGGAGGTGCTGGTGGTGGAGAAGGCCGCGCAACTGGGCGGTACCAGCGCCTGGTCCGGCGGCTGGTTGTGGATTCCACGCAACCCGCTGGCCCGCGCCGAAGGCATCGAGGACAGCGAGGAAGCGGTGGAAACCTACCTGCGCAACGAGCTGGAAACCGACGCGCTGGATGAGCGCCAGCGCGCCTTCCTGCGCCACGGCCCGGAGATGGTGGAGTTCTTCGAGCGTCACACCCAGGTGCGTTTCTACTCCGGCAGCCGCATGCCGGACATGCACGACAGCCCCGGCGCCGCCCGTGGTGGCCGCTCCCTCTGCGCCCGACCCTACGACGGTCGCCAGCTCGGACCCTGGCTGCAGGCGCTGCGTCCGCCCCTGGACCTGATCAGCCTCGGCGGCATGGGCATAGCCGGTGGCGCGGACCTCAACCACTTCCTCAATGCCCGTCGCTCGCCCCGTTCGGCCCTCTATATAGCTGGGCGCCTGTTGCGCCACTGGCGCGACCGTCTGCTGCATGGCCGTGGCCTGCACCTGGTCAATGGCAATGCCCTGGTGGCGCGGCTGCTGCGCAGCGCCCTGGACCTGGACGTGAGCCTGGAAACCGGCACGGCCGCCCGGCGCCTGCTGCGGGATGGCGAGCGTGTGATCGGTGCCGAGCTGGAGCAGGACGGACGCACCCTGGAAGTATTCGCCAGGCGTGGCGTGGTGCTGGCTTGCGGCGGCTTCCCCCACGACCGCCAGCGCACCACCCAGCTGTTCGGCCACCAGCATCTCTCCGCCGCCCCCCGCAGCAACAGCGGCGACGGCCTGCGTCTGGGTGAAGCGGTGGGTGCGCAGGTAGCGGACGACCTGTCCAGCCCCGCCGCCTGGGCGCCGGTTTCCCGGGTGCCCCGGACGGACGGCAGCTTCAGCGCCTTCCCGCACCTGATGGAACGCGCCAAGCCGGGCTTCATCGCCGTGCTGCGCAATGGGCAGCGCTTCACCAACGAGGCGGATTCCTACCACGATTTCATGAATGCGCTGCTGCGCTGCACAGCGCCGGGCGAGGAACCCGCGGCCTGGCTGATCTGCGACCAACGCGCACAACGGCGCTATGGCCTGGGCTGGGCGCGACCCTTCCCCTTCCCCACCGCTGGCTACGTGCGCAACGGCTACCTGCACAAGGCCGCCAGCCTGGCGGAGCTGGCGCGCCAGTGCGGCATCGATGGCGCGCAGCTGGAGTCCACGGTGCGGGCCTTCAATGCCCACGCCGAGCGCGGCGCGGACCCTGACTTCCAGCGTGGCGCTTCGGCCTACAACCAGGCCCAGGGCGAACCGCTGCACGGTCCCAACCCGTCGCTCGGGGCGTTGCGCCAGGGCCCGTTCTACGCACTGAAACTGGTTCCCGGCAGCCTTGGCACCTTCGCCGGCTTGCGCACCGATGCCACGGCGCGGGTGCTGGACGGCCAGGGGGTGGTTATCCCCGGCCTCTATGCGGTGGGCAATGACATGGCCAGCGTGATGGACGGACGCTACCCCAGCGGCGGAATCACCCTAGGGCCGGGCATGACCTTCGGCTACCTCGCAGGCAGGGCGCTGGCGAAGGAGGAACTCAGGCCTGCAGGTAACGCAGCACCGACTCGCAGATCATCGCCTTGTGCCGCGCCTTGA
- the quiC gene encoding 3-dehydroshikimate dehydratase QuiC yields the protein MQRSIATVSLSGTLPEKLEAIAAAGFDGVEIFENDLLYYAGSPREIRQMCADLGIAITLFQPFRDFEGCRRDRLQKNLDRAERKFDLMQELGTDLVLVCSNVQPDSLPDEEILVDDLRLLAERAGARNLRIGYEALAWGRHVNSWQQVWNLVRQADHPALGVLLDSFHTLSIKGDPSAIAEIPGDKIFFVQMADAPLLAMDVLEWSRHFRCFPGQGEFDLAGFLAPIIRSGYTGPLSLEIFNDGFRAAPPRANAADGLRSLLYLEEKTRKLLAKDPVPPANLDILFAPPPASRYDGVEFLEFAVDEAQGAKLAGWLERLGFARAGQHRSKSVNLLRQGDINIVLNAEPYSFAHGYFEAHGPSLCATALRVKDSTSALERAREFKGQPFRGLVGPNEREIPAVRAPDGSLIYLVEQAPAGQTIYDSDFVLDADAPQTGQLERIDHMALALPADGLDSWVLFYKSVLDFEADDEVVLPDPYGLVKSRALRSRCSSIRLPLNISENRNTAISHALSSYGGSGAHHIAFSCQDIFAEVSRAKDAGVPLLDIPLNYYDDLAARFDFDDEFLSELAYYNVLYDRDAQGGELFHVYTEPFEGRFFFEILQRKNGYVGYGAANVAVRLAAMAKARSGALAKAKL from the coding sequence ATGCAGCGTTCCATTGCCACCGTCTCCCTGAGCGGTACCCTGCCGGAAAAACTCGAGGCCATCGCCGCCGCCGGTTTCGACGGGGTGGAGATCTTCGAGAACGATCTCCTGTACTACGCCGGCAGCCCCCGCGAAATTCGCCAGATGTGCGCCGACCTCGGAATCGCCATCACCCTGTTCCAGCCGTTCCGCGATTTCGAAGGCTGCCGCCGCGACCGCCTGCAGAAGAACCTCGACCGCGCCGAGCGCAAGTTCGACCTGATGCAGGAGCTGGGCACCGACCTGGTCCTGGTGTGCAGCAACGTCCAGCCCGACTCCCTCCCGGACGAGGAAATCCTCGTCGACGACCTGCGTCTGCTGGCCGAACGCGCCGGCGCCCGCAACCTGCGCATCGGCTACGAGGCGTTGGCCTGGGGCCGTCATGTGAACAGCTGGCAGCAGGTCTGGAACCTGGTGCGCCAGGCCGACCATCCGGCCCTGGGCGTGCTGCTGGACAGCTTCCATACCCTGTCCATCAAGGGCGACCCGAGCGCCATCGCCGAGATCCCCGGCGACAAGATCTTCTTCGTGCAGATGGCCGACGCGCCGCTGCTGGCCATGGACGTGCTGGAGTGGAGCCGGCATTTCCGCTGCTTCCCCGGCCAGGGCGAGTTCGACCTGGCGGGCTTCCTCGCGCCCATCATCCGCAGCGGCTATACCGGCCCGCTTTCCCTGGAAATCTTCAACGACGGTTTCCGCGCCGCGCCGCCCCGGGCCAACGCCGCCGACGGCCTGCGCTCCTTGCTCTACCTGGAGGAGAAGACCCGCAAGCTGCTGGCCAAGGACCCGGTGCCGCCGGCCAACCTGGACATTCTCTTCGCGCCGCCGCCGGCCAGCCGCTACGACGGTGTGGAGTTCCTCGAGTTCGCCGTGGACGAGGCCCAGGGCGCCAAACTGGCCGGCTGGCTGGAGCGCCTGGGCTTCGCCCGTGCCGGCCAGCACCGCTCCAAGAGCGTGAACCTGCTGCGCCAGGGCGATATCAATATCGTGCTCAACGCCGAACCCTATTCCTTCGCCCATGGCTACTTCGAGGCCCACGGCCCGTCGCTGTGCGCCACCGCCTTGCGGGTCAAGGACAGCACCAGCGCCCTGGAGCGCGCCCGCGAGTTCAAGGGCCAGCCGTTCCGCGGCCTGGTAGGTCCCAACGAGCGGGAAATCCCCGCCGTGCGCGCGCCGGACGGCAGCCTGATCTACCTGGTGGAGCAGGCGCCGGCCGGGCAGACCATCTATGACAGCGACTTCGTCCTCGATGCCGACGCCCCGCAGACCGGCCAGCTGGAACGGATCGACCACATGGCCCTGGCCCTGCCGGCCGACGGCCTGGACAGCTGGGTGCTGTTCTACAAGAGCGTGCTGGACTTCGAGGCCGACGACGAAGTGGTGCTGCCGGACCCCTACGGCCTGGTGAAGAGCCGCGCCCTGCGCAGCCGCTGCAGCAGCATCCGGTTGCCGCTGAACATCTCGGAGAACCGCAACACCGCCATTTCCCACGCGCTGTCCAGCTATGGCGGCTCGGGCGCGCACCACATCGCGTTCTCCTGCCAGGACATCTTCGCCGAGGTGAGCCGCGCCAAGGACGCCGGGGTGCCGCTGCTGGACATCCCGTTGAACTACTACGACGACCTGGCGGCACGTTTCGACTTCGACGACGAGTTCCTCAGCGAACTGGCCTACTACAACGTGCTCTACGACCGCGACGCCCAGGGCGGCGAGTTGTTCCACGTCTATACCGAGCCGTTCGAGGGGCGCTTCTTCTTCGAGATCCTGCAGCGCAAGAACGGCTATGTCGGCTACGGCGCGGCCAACGTCGCGGTGCGCCTGGCGGCCATGGCCAAGGCCCGCAGCGGGGCGCTCGCCAAGGCCAAGCTGTAA
- a CDS encoding methyl-accepting chemotaxis protein, with product MAFLRLSIARRALVSFGLIALLVLLQGLFALRQVAEVRATGQHTENVSLPSTRYLGEIRDYILSIRVLSLRMALNREPEVLGPTVERLHLVEGWLDQALKKFQPLVRDYNRQQYQAFAATVAEYSQVLDRYEQLSADGRLEEMSRLLNGEIQALSTRTGDQFALLMKLTSEEVARSAQHADDLYAGVKRTVIGALLAVALLTALLAWLLTRSIVGPIRDAVAVAERIAEGDLSQPVRVRGEDETGRLLGALARMQQGLRDTLELIAGSSRQLAGAAEQMSRGTEESSGRQLQQHDEIQQAATAVTEMTTAVEEVARNAVSTSDATRQSATAASQGQARVEETIGSIQRVRGEVHTASAQVQALAEQSREIGKVLDVIRAIAEQTNLLALNAAIEAARAGEAGRGFAVVADEVRALAHRTQQSTREIEQMIANVQSGTDGVVQSMEGNSQRVASTLEIAERAGAALDAITRAMEEIHERNLVIASASEEQAQVAREVDRNLLNISDLSHRSAEASAQVKDASQELSRLALELQERVVRFRL from the coding sequence ATGGCATTCCTTCGTCTCAGCATCGCCCGCCGCGCCCTGGTCAGCTTCGGCCTGATCGCCCTGTTGGTCCTGCTGCAGGGCCTGTTCGCCCTGCGCCAGGTGGCGGAAGTACGCGCCACCGGCCAGCACACCGAGAACGTATCGCTGCCCAGCACCCGCTACCTGGGCGAGATCCGCGACTACATCCTCAGCATCCGCGTACTGAGCCTGCGCATGGCGCTGAACCGCGAGCCCGAGGTCCTCGGCCCCACCGTCGAGCGCCTGCACCTGGTGGAAGGCTGGCTCGACCAGGCCCTGAAGAAATTCCAACCCCTGGTGCGCGACTACAACCGCCAGCAGTACCAGGCCTTCGCCGCCACGGTGGCCGAGTACAGCCAGGTGCTGGATCGCTACGAACAACTCTCCGCCGATGGCCGCCTGGAAGAGATGAGCCGGCTGCTCAATGGCGAGATCCAGGCGCTGTCCACCCGCACCGGCGATCAGTTCGCCCTGCTGATGAAGCTGACCAGCGAGGAAGTCGCCCGCTCCGCGCAGCACGCCGACGACCTGTATGCCGGGGTCAAGCGCACCGTAATCGGCGCCCTGCTGGCGGTGGCCCTGCTCACCGCCCTCCTCGCCTGGCTGCTGACCCGCAGCATAGTGGGGCCGATCCGCGACGCCGTGGCGGTGGCCGAACGCATCGCCGAGGGCGATCTCAGCCAACCGGTGCGGGTCCGCGGCGAGGATGAAACCGGCCGCCTGCTCGGCGCCCTGGCGCGCATGCAACAGGGCCTGCGCGACACCCTGGAGCTGATCGCCGGCTCGTCCCGGCAACTGGCCGGCGCCGCCGAGCAGATGAGCCGTGGCACCGAGGAAAGCTCGGGACGGCAGCTGCAGCAGCACGACGAAATCCAGCAGGCCGCCACCGCGGTCACCGAAATGACCACCGCCGTGGAAGAAGTCGCGCGCAACGCGGTGTCCACCTCCGATGCCACCCGCCAGTCGGCCACGGCGGCCAGCCAGGGCCAGGCGCGGGTCGAGGAAACCATCGGCTCGATCCAGCGGGTGCGCGGCGAAGTGCACACCGCCTCCGCCCAGGTGCAAGCCCTGGCCGAGCAATCGCGGGAAATCGGCAAGGTACTGGACGTGATCCGCGCCATCGCCGAGCAGACCAACCTGCTGGCCCTCAATGCGGCGATCGAAGCGGCCCGCGCCGGCGAAGCGGGACGCGGCTTCGCCGTGGTGGCCGACGAGGTCCGCGCCCTCGCCCACCGCACCCAGCAGTCGACGCGGGAGATCGAGCAGATGATCGCCAACGTGCAGAGCGGCACCGATGGCGTGGTGCAATCCATGGAAGGCAATAGCCAGCGGGTCGCCAGCACCCTGGAAATCGCCGAACGCGCGGGTGCCGCGCTGGACGCCATCACCCGGGCCATGGAGGAGATCCACGAACGCAACCTGGTGATCGCCAGCGCGTCGGAGGAACAGGCCCAGGTGGCCCGCGAGGTGGATCGCAACCTGCTGAACATCAGCGACCTGTCCCACCGCAGCGCCGAAGCCTCGGCCCAGGTCAAGGACGCCAGCCAGGAGTTGTCGCGCCTTGCCCTGGAACTGCAGGAACGGGTGGTGCGGTTCCGGCTGTAG
- a CDS encoding TetR/AcrR family transcriptional regulator, translating into MTTTTELPDLPADAPRKGRKNNPEKTRENILQAAITEFVQQGLSGARVDAIAERMHTSKRMIYYYFGSKEQLYVEVLEKLYGDIRSTEGQLHLAELEPSMAIQRLVEFTFDHHDRNVDFVRIVSIENIHYGEYVKQFTAIRSMSTTILDTMGEVLRRGQAEGLFRPGINPLDLHLLISSFCFYRVSNRNTFGQIFQIDLTDDEVKARHKAMICESVLRYLQA; encoded by the coding sequence ATGACAACAACGACCGAATTGCCCGATTTGCCCGCCGACGCTCCCCGCAAGGGCCGCAAGAACAACCCCGAGAAAACCCGCGAGAACATCCTCCAGGCGGCCATCACCGAATTCGTCCAGCAGGGCCTTTCCGGCGCCCGCGTGGACGCCATCGCCGAGCGCATGCACACCTCCAAGCGGATGATCTACTACTACTTCGGCAGCAAGGAGCAGCTCTACGTCGAAGTGCTGGAGAAGCTCTACGGCGACATTCGCAGCACCGAAGGCCAGCTGCACCTGGCCGAACTCGAGCCCTCCATGGCGATCCAGCGGCTGGTGGAATTCACCTTCGACCACCACGACCGCAACGTGGATTTCGTGCGCATCGTCTCCATCGAGAACATTCACTACGGCGAGTACGTGAAGCAGTTCACGGCGATCCGCTCCATGAGCACCACCATCCTCGACACCATGGGCGAGGTGCTGCGGCGCGGGCAGGCCGAGGGCCTGTTCCGTCCGGGGATCAATCCGCTGGACCTGCATCTGCTGATCAGCTCCTTCTGCTTCTATAGGGTGTCCAACCGCAACACCTTCGGGCAGATCTTCCAGATCGACCTGACCGACGACGAGGTCAAGGCGCGGCACAAGGCGATGATCTGCGAGTCGGTGCTGCGTTACCTGCAGGCCTGA
- a CDS encoding MFS transporter, which yields MATPSSSQAKKATASGWIGSALEYYDFFIYAQAAALIFPQIFFPNTDPKMAIIASLATYGVGYLARPVGAFVLGHWGDTRGRKNVLLLCMFLMGISTMAVGLLPTYHDIGMLAPVLLVLLRLVQGFAVAGEISGASSMILEHAPFGRRGFYASFTLQGVQAGQVLAAAVFLPLAYFMPSEAFNEWGWRIPFLLSAFVLVAGFIIRREVHETPAFVNEENKQKVAKSPVAEAFRHSWKHMVLVMFMALMNVIPVVATIFGAAYAVQPAYGIGFDKSVYLWIPVVGNIVAVLVIPFIGNLSDKIGRRPTMIAGCLGSGLLAFVYLYAISIQNMPLAFATSILMWGMVYQGYNAVFPSFYPELFQTRYRVSAMAIAQNMGTMLTAMLPAIFAAVAPPGSENIPLVVGSLAFLITCVCALAAYIAPETNRLAMEDLGKPGAKPMDKQEYETNRANSMRAVSH from the coding sequence ATGGCTACTCCCTCCAGCTCCCAAGCCAAGAAAGCAACCGCCAGCGGATGGATAGGCTCCGCCCTGGAGTACTACGACTTCTTCATCTATGCCCAGGCGGCAGCCCTGATCTTCCCGCAGATCTTCTTCCCCAACACCGATCCGAAGATGGCCATCATCGCCTCGCTGGCGACCTATGGCGTGGGCTACCTGGCCCGCCCGGTGGGCGCATTCGTGCTTGGTCACTGGGGTGACACCCGCGGCCGCAAGAACGTACTGCTGCTGTGCATGTTCCTGATGGGCATCTCCACCATGGCCGTCGGCCTGCTGCCGACCTACCACGACATCGGCATGCTCGCCCCCGTCCTGCTGGTGCTCCTGCGCCTGGTACAGGGCTTCGCCGTGGCCGGCGAGATCTCCGGTGCCAGCTCGATGATCCTCGAACACGCGCCGTTCGGACGGCGCGGCTTCTACGCCAGCTTCACCCTGCAGGGCGTACAGGCCGGCCAGGTACTGGCGGCCGCCGTGTTCCTGCCGCTGGCCTACTTCATGCCGAGCGAAGCCTTCAACGAGTGGGGCTGGCGGATTCCGTTCCTGCTCAGCGCCTTCGTCCTGGTAGCCGGCTTCATCATCCGTCGCGAAGTCCATGAGACACCGGCCTTCGTCAACGAAGAGAACAAGCAGAAAGTCGCCAAGTCCCCGGTCGCCGAAGCCTTCCGCCATAGCTGGAAGCACATGGTCCTGGTGATGTTCATGGCCCTGATGAACGTGATCCCGGTGGTCGCCACCATCTTCGGTGCGGCCTACGCGGTGCAGCCGGCCTATGGCATCGGCTTCGACAAGAGCGTCTACCTGTGGATTCCGGTGGTGGGCAACATCGTCGCCGTACTGGTGATCCCCTTCATCGGCAACCTCTCCGACAAGATCGGCCGTCGCCCGACCATGATCGCCGGCTGCCTGGGCTCGGGCCTGCTCGCCTTCGTCTACCTCTACGCCATCAGCATCCAGAACATGCCGCTGGCCTTCGCCACCTCGATCCTGATGTGGGGCATGGTCTACCAGGGCTACAACGCGGTGTTCCCGAGCTTCTACCCGGAGCTGTTCCAGACCCGCTACCGCGTCTCGGCCATGGCCATCGCCCAGAACATGGGCACCATGCTCACCGCGATGCTCCCGGCCATCTTCGCCGCCGTCGCCCCGCCCGGTTCGGAGAACATCCCGCTGGTGGTCGGCAGCCTGGCCTTCCTTATCACCTGCGTCTGCGCCCTGGCCGCCTACATCGCGCCGGAAACCAACCGCCTGGCCATGGAAGACCTCGGCAAACCGGGCGCCAAGCCGATGGACAAGCAGGAGTACGAAACCAACCGCGCCAACAGCATGCGCGCCGTCAGCCACTGA
- a CDS encoding NIPSNAP family protein produces MYYELRTYTIKPTKLADWLALYRSHCLELQTEHLGKLVGFFTTEFGEANQVVHIWAYESLDERIERRAKMAADPRWAEFGRLNKELDAVVHLESRLMRPTGFSPLQ; encoded by the coding sequence ATGTATTACGAACTGCGCACCTACACCATCAAGCCCACCAAGCTGGCCGACTGGCTGGCCCTGTACCGCAGCCACTGCCTGGAGCTGCAGACCGAGCACCTGGGCAAGCTGGTGGGCTTCTTCACCACCGAGTTCGGCGAAGCCAACCAGGTGGTGCATATCTGGGCCTACGAGAGCCTGGACGAGCGCATCGAGCGTCGCGCGAAGATGGCCGCCGACCCGCGTTGGGCCGAGTTCGGCCGCCTGAACAAGGAACTGGATGCCGTGGTGCATCTGGAATCGCGCCTGATGCGCCCCACCGGTTTCTCCCCGCTGCAATGA
- a CDS encoding DMT family transporter: protein MSISTPLSGANQPLRGILLVVLATFLFAGHDALSKFLGGLYPVVMVVWVRYLVHTLLMAGIFLPSAGLRVLRTKRPLLQLLRALSLLSTSLLFTAGLQYIPLAEATAVNFLAPVLVTALSVPLLKEKVSLGQWLVVVMGFIGVLVIVHPGGELYTPAVLLPFCSALGFCFYQILTRLVASHDSPTTSNFFAGLCNTLVMSALVPFFWQVPSLGHGLLMLALGAAGMTAHLLLTQAFRLAAPALLAPFGYCQIVFAGLLGFLIFSHVPETSTLVGIAIICLSGLGAAWMQRRA, encoded by the coding sequence ATGAGCATCAGTACCCCGCTGTCCGGAGCCAACCAACCGCTGCGGGGCATCCTGCTGGTGGTGCTGGCCACCTTTCTCTTCGCCGGGCACGATGCCCTCTCCAAATTCCTTGGCGGCCTCTACCCGGTGGTGATGGTGGTCTGGGTCCGCTACCTGGTGCATACCCTGCTGATGGCCGGCATCTTCCTGCCCAGCGCGGGCCTGCGCGTACTGCGGACCAAGCGACCGCTGCTCCAGCTGCTGCGTGCGCTGAGCCTGCTCAGCACCAGCCTGCTGTTCACCGCCGGCCTGCAATACATCCCCCTGGCCGAAGCCACGGCGGTGAACTTCCTGGCACCGGTGCTGGTGACGGCGCTCTCGGTGCCGCTGCTGAAAGAGAAGGTCAGCCTCGGGCAATGGCTGGTCGTGGTGATGGGCTTCATCGGTGTGCTGGTGATCGTGCATCCGGGCGGTGAGCTGTACACCCCGGCGGTGCTGCTGCCGTTCTGCTCGGCCCTGGGCTTCTGCTTCTACCAGATCCTCACCCGCCTGGTCGCCAGCCACGACAGCCCGACCACCAGCAACTTCTTCGCCGGCCTGTGCAACACCCTGGTGATGAGCGCTCTGGTGCCGTTCTTCTGGCAGGTGCCGAGCCTGGGCCATGGCCTGCTGATGCTGGCCCTGGGTGCCGCCGGGATGACCGCGCACCTGCTGTTGACCCAGGCGTTCCGCCTGGCGGCGCCGGCGCTGCTGGCGCCATTCGGCTACTGCCAGATCGTGTTCGCCGGCTTGCTGGGCTTCCTGATCTTTTCCCATGTGCCCGAAACCAGCACCCTGGTGGGCATCGCCATCATCTGCCTGAGCGGCCTGGGCGCCGCGTGGATGCAGCGCCGCGCCTGA